A genomic window from Longimicrobium sp. includes:
- a CDS encoding class I SAM-dependent methyltransferase, giving the protein MHLGFTSERLAQLARMERWHFWFVGRRALIDGLLDRHVVRPEPRVLDLGCGTGLMLQRLERRGCRAVGVDMRPEGLRHLRQASPGSPTVQADATHLPFAGDSFDALLLLDIVEHVDDRALLAEVRRVLRPGGVAVLTVPAFPWLWSYRDEAAGHLRRYTRRGLMGSLAGAGLAIREVRYYQFLLFPLVVVSRWLGRRGAAMRDAEERPGGALNALLSRVNRAEAALGRFVPWPWGSSLAAVCVKE; this is encoded by the coding sequence CTTCTGGTTCGTGGGCCGGCGCGCGCTGATCGACGGGCTCCTGGACCGCCACGTAGTTCGCCCGGAGCCGCGCGTCCTGGACCTGGGGTGCGGCACCGGGCTGATGCTGCAACGCCTGGAGCGCCGCGGATGCCGTGCGGTGGGGGTGGACATGCGTCCCGAAGGGCTGCGCCACCTCCGCCAGGCCAGCCCCGGCTCGCCCACGGTGCAGGCGGACGCGACTCACCTTCCATTCGCGGGGGACTCCTTCGACGCGCTGCTGCTGCTGGACATCGTGGAGCACGTGGACGACCGCGCGCTGCTCGCGGAGGTCCGCCGCGTCCTGCGGCCGGGCGGTGTGGCCGTGCTGACCGTGCCCGCCTTCCCCTGGCTCTGGAGCTACCGCGACGAGGCCGCGGGGCACCTGCGCCGCTACACCCGGCGCGGCCTCATGGGAAGCCTGGCCGGGGCGGGACTCGCGATCAGGGAGGTGCGCTACTACCAGTTCCTCCTCTTTCCATTGGTGGTCGTGAGCCGCTGGCTCGGCCGCCGGGGCGCCGCGATGAGAGACGCGGAGGAGCGGCCGGGCGGTGCTCTCAATGCGCTGCTCTCGCGAGTCAACCGGGCGGAGGCGGCGCTGGGCCGGTTCGTGCCCTGGCCGTGGGGCTCCTCGCTCGCGGCGGTGTGCGTGAAGGAGTGA